The following nucleotide sequence is from Streptomyces bathyalis.
GCGAGCAGCACCACGTGGCGTGCAGAGGCCAACATGGCCTGTTTGACGGGCACTTCGACGTCGGTGGTGTCCAGCACGCGTCCGTCGGGCAGCACCCCGCTGGTACCGAGGAAGAGCCGGTCGGCGTAGAGGTGGCTCAGGCTCGACTCGGTCAAGTGCCCCACCAGGGAGCGGTAGTTGCGGCGCACCTGGCCGCCGAGCAGCACGAGCGCGACCTCGGTGTCGTCCTTCAGCTCCTCGTAGACCGCGAGGTTGCTGGTCGCCACGGTAATGTTCCGGCCGTGGAGCCTGCGCGCCAGCTGCAGCGTCGTGGTGCCGATGTCGAGCAGCACCACCTCTCCGTCCTCGACCATGGCGGCGGCGCTGCGCGCGATGGCGTCCTTGTCGGCGCGGTCGTCGCCCTCCTCCTCCGCGAAGGGACGCTCGACGGGGCCCCGCGCCACGGCACCGCCGTACACCCGCGTCAGCCGGCCCGCGTTCGCCAGGTCGTTCAGGTCGCGTCGCGCGGTGGCCTCGCTGACGCCGAGGCGCTGTGCGATCTGCCCGACGGGCAGTACACCCTCCTCGCGGAGCAGCTTCAGCAGCCGCTCATGACGGGTCTCGCGCAACATGCAGGCAATGTAGCGTGCCTGAGCGTCTTTGCGCGAGTGTGACCGGGGTCTTGCACTCATCGCCGCTGACGTGCAAGGTATCGCTCAAAGAATCGAGGATCCTCCGGCGATTCTCCGGGTGCTCGGCCATCGAGGACCGTGCCCTGCAGAGCACGACGCCGCCGGCGCACCGGTGGACGGGGCCTTCACAGGCCGCAGAAGGGGCGGGACGAGCAGTGAGTACGACGGGGAGCGCGCAGCCGGCGCCGACTTCGGCGGCCCTGGACCCGCTGTCGGCCCTGCGCGATGACGGCGGCCCGGAGCAGGACGTGTTCCTGACCGGCACCGTCTTCCTCGACATCATCTTCACCGGGCTCGACCACGCTCCCGTGCGCGGCACCGAGTCGTGGGCGCGCGGCATGGGTTCGTCACCCGGCGGCGTCGCCAACATGGCCACCGCCCTGCGCCGCCTCGGTCTGCGCACCTCTCTCGCCGCCGCGTTCGGGGACGACGTGTACGGCGACTACTGCTGGGAGTCGCTCGCCGACAGCGAAGGCATCGACCTCGGGCCGTCCCATCGCGCCAAGGGCTGGCACTCGCCCGTCACCGTCTCCATGGCCTACGAGGGCGAGCGGACGATGGTCTCCCACGGGCACGAGGCCCCCGCCCCGTGCGTGCGGTCGGCCGGACGCCCGCGCTCCCGCGCCTGCTTCACCGACCTGGCCCCCGGCCGGCTGGAGAGCTGGGTGCGCGAGGCCCACGACGAAGGCAGCAAGATCTTCGCCGACGTCGGCTGGGACGACACCGGCGCCTGGGACCCGGACACGCTGGCCGACCTCTCCTACTGCCACGCCTTCCTGCCCAACGCCGCCGAGGCGCAGCACTACACGCGCACCGGAAGTCCCGAGGAAGCGGTGCGGGCGCTGGCCGAACTCGTACCGATCGCCGTCGTCACCAAGGGTTCCGGCGGGGCCGTCGCCGTCGACTCGCTGACCGGCGAGAGCGCCGATCTTCCCGCACTGCCCGTCGAGGCGCTGGACCCGACCGGGGCGGGTGACGTCTTCGTCGCCGGCTTCATCACCGGCACGCTCGCCGGCTGGCCGCTCACCGACCGGCTCGCCTTCGCCAACCTCACCGCGGCACTGTCCGTACAGCACTTCGGCGGTTCGCTGTCCGCGCCGGGCTGGCCCGAGGTCGCCGCCTGGTGGCAGTACGCGACCCGCTGCGGCGGACAGAGCGAGGACGTGATGCGGCGGTACGCCTTCCTGTCCGACCTGCTGCCCGGGGCCAACCGGGGCTCGGCGCTGCGCCGTGCCACGCCCACCATCGGATTCCGTGCGACCTGAGCGGTGCCGAGGTACGGAGGCGGCCCGCCCCGCCCGTGCCACGGCAACCGCGGCAGGGGCGCCGAGAGGAGACTCCCATGCGCGCTGAGCGACCGACAGGTGCGGGCCCGGTGCGCCGCGTGCCGCCCCGCCCGCAACCGCCCCGTCAACACCCGTTCCGGCACAGTCCCTTCAGCGGCGCGGGACGGATCCGGCGGCGTCGTACGGCAGCGCTCGTGCTGGCCGTGGGCGGAGCGCTGCTTGCCGCGGCCTGCGTTCCGGGAACCGACGGCTCCGGCGCGGTGGGGGCGGGAGTGCCCGGCTCGGCCGCCACCTCCAAGCCCGACCCCGCAAAGGCGGGCAAGGCCACGCTGACCGTCTGGGACCAGGAGGTACGCGGCGGCCAGAACGACGAACTGGAGCGGCTCAACGCCGAGTTCGAGAAGAAGTACCCGCACATCCGGATCAAGCGAACCGCCCGCAGCTTCTCCGACCTCAAGACGACGCTGAAGCTGGCCATTTCGGGGAACAAGCCCCCTGACGTCATCCAGGCCAACCAGGGCTACTCCGACATGGTGGCCTTCGTGAAGGCCGGGCTGCTCACCCCGCTCGACAACTATGCGGGCATCTACGCCTGGAACACCCGCTACCCCTCGACGCTGCTCAACCTCAACCGCGTCTCGGTCGACGGCCGCGACTTCGGCACCGGGCGCCTCTACGGCATCTCCCAGACCGGCGAGTACATCGGCGTCTACTACAACAAGGACGTCCTGGAGAAGGCGGACGTGAAGCCCCCGAAGACCTGGGGCGAGCTGACGGACGCACTGCCCCGGATCAAGGACAAGGGTGAACTGCCCGTCCAGTTTGGCAACTTGGACAAGTACCCGGCGATCCACACCTTCGGCGTGCTGCAGAACCAGGCCGGCGGTGCGCAGGAGACGCGCGAGAGCGTCTTCGGCCGCGGCAAGGGGTTCGACAACGGGCCGACGAAGGAAGCCGCCCGCACGCTCGCCGACTGGAAGAAGAACGGCTACGTGCCCAAGGGCGCCAACGGCACCGGATACGACGACGCCGCGAAGAAGTTCGCCGGCGGCGAGGGCGCCTTCCTCATCACCGGCACCTGGCAGCTGCCGGATCTGAAGAAGACCATGGGCGACAGCCTGGGGTTCATGCCGCCACCGCCCGCGAAGAAGGACGCGGCACCCGTCACCACCGGTGGTCAGGGCCTGGCGTGGTCCGTGACGTCGAAGTCCCGCCACCCCGAAGTCGCTGCCGCCTACCTGGACTTCATCACCAGCCGACACGCGGCTGACGTGATGACCGAGGAGGGCGTGCTGCCCGCCCTGCCCGGCAAGGCCGCCCGCGACATCCCCGAGGGCAGCGTCGACGCGCAGATGGTGGAGGGCTGGGAGCGGCTCAACGCGGACGACGGGCTCGTGCCCTACCTCGACTACACCACGCCCGACTTCTACGACTCGCTCTCCGCGGACCTGCAGGGCGTCATCGACGGATCGGTCTCCCCGGACGAGCTGTCGTCGAAGATGCAGCGCTCCTACACGGACTTCCAGGACAAGAAGCGAGCCGAAGGGAAGGCGAAGCAGTGAGCTCCGCCCCCGCGGCGCCGGCCGCCGAACCCCGGGACGAGGCCCCCCGGCCTCCGGCAGCGGACAACGGCCCGCGCGGCCGGCTGCTGCGTCACGCCGCGGGCCGCTACCGCCGCCGGGCTCCCGGGCAGCCACGGGCGGTCGGCTACCTCTACGTGCTACCGGCCCTCGCCCTGTACGGCGTCTTCCTGCTCTTCCCGCTCGGGCAGACCGTGTGGCTCTCGCTGCTGCACTGGGACGGACTGACCGTCGCCACCTGGGCCGGGACGGACAACTACCAGGCCCTGCTGACGGATCCGTCGCTGCGCGGCCCCTTCCTGCACGCCCTCGCCCTGCTGTTCTTCTACGCCGCCCTGCCCGTCGCGCTGGGTCTGCTGTTGGCCTCCGCGCTCTCCCGCTTCCGGGTGCGCGGGATGACGTTCTTCCGCACGGTGTTCTTCCTGCCGCAGGTCCTTGCGATGGTCGTCGTCGGCGTCACCTGGCGCTCCATCCTCGGCCCGGACGGGCTGCTCAACGACTCGCTCCGCGCGGTCGGTCTCGGCTCCCTCGCCCGCTCATGGCTCGGCGACTACACGTGGGCGCTGCCGGCGGTCGGCACGATCGGCACCTGGGTGGAGACGGGGCTGTGCGTCGTGCTCTTCCTGGCCGGCATCCAGCGGATCCCGCGGGAGCTGTACGAGGCCGCACGCATGGACGGAGCGGGCCCCCTGCGGGAGTTCTTCGCCGTCACCCTCCCCGCGCTGCGCGCCGAGACCGCAGTCGCGCTGACCCTGACCATCGTCGCCGGGCTGCGCAACTTCGACTTGATCTACATCACCACGGGCGGCGGCCCGGGCAACGCCACCTCCGTGCCCGCGTACGAGGTCTACCACCGCGCGTTCGAGACGAACGAGGTCGGATCCGCGGCCGCGATGGGCGTCGGACTGACCGTGCTGATCTTCGTGCTGACGGTCTCCGTCGCACGGCTCGTAGAAGGACGGAACCGATGACCGGCCGCCTGGAACGCAGCGCCACTTACGGCATCCTCGCCCTGTTCGCCGTCATCAGCCTCACGCCCGTGATCGGCATCCTCTCCACGGCGTTCGGTCGTCCCTCCTCGCAGGCGGCGGGCTTCTCGCTGCCGGACGGACTCAACTGGGCCAATTTCGCCGAGGCATGGACCCGCGGGCACTTCGGCTCGTATCTGACGAACTCCGTGCTGGTCGCGGCCGTCGTCGTCACGGCCACCGCCGTGCTGGCCGTGCTCGCCGCCTATGCCTTCGGCGTGATGCACTTCCCCGGCTCGAGCGTGCTCTTCTACCTCTTCGTCATCGGGCTGACGCTGCCCCAGGAAGCACTCGTC
It contains:
- a CDS encoding DeoR/GlpR family DNA-binding transcription regulator yields the protein MLRETRHERLLKLLREEGVLPVGQIAQRLGVSEATARRDLNDLANAGRLTRVYGGAVARGPVERPFAEEEGDDRADKDAIARSAAAMVEDGEVVLLDIGTTTLQLARRLHGRNITVATSNLAVYEELKDDTEVALVLLGGQVRRNYRSLVGHLTESSLSHLYADRLFLGTSGVLPDGRVLDTTDVEVPVKQAMLASARHVVLLAAARKFPGTGTARVCGPKDIDVLITNPASDPGTLAVFREAGVKVETAMDAETEGR
- a CDS encoding carbohydrate kinase family protein, producing the protein MSTTGSAQPAPTSAALDPLSALRDDGGPEQDVFLTGTVFLDIIFTGLDHAPVRGTESWARGMGSSPGGVANMATALRRLGLRTSLAAAFGDDVYGDYCWESLADSEGIDLGPSHRAKGWHSPVTVSMAYEGERTMVSHGHEAPAPCVRSAGRPRSRACFTDLAPGRLESWVREAHDEGSKIFADVGWDDTGAWDPDTLADLSYCHAFLPNAAEAQHYTRTGSPEEAVRALAELVPIAVVTKGSGGAVAVDSLTGESADLPALPVEALDPTGAGDVFVAGFITGTLAGWPLTDRLAFANLTAALSVQHFGGSLSAPGWPEVAAWWQYATRCGGQSEDVMRRYAFLSDLLPGANRGSALRRATPTIGFRAT
- a CDS encoding extracellular solute-binding protein is translated as MRAERPTGAGPVRRVPPRPQPPRQHPFRHSPFSGAGRIRRRRTAALVLAVGGALLAAACVPGTDGSGAVGAGVPGSAATSKPDPAKAGKATLTVWDQEVRGGQNDELERLNAEFEKKYPHIRIKRTARSFSDLKTTLKLAISGNKPPDVIQANQGYSDMVAFVKAGLLTPLDNYAGIYAWNTRYPSTLLNLNRVSVDGRDFGTGRLYGISQTGEYIGVYYNKDVLEKADVKPPKTWGELTDALPRIKDKGELPVQFGNLDKYPAIHTFGVLQNQAGGAQETRESVFGRGKGFDNGPTKEAARTLADWKKNGYVPKGANGTGYDDAAKKFAGGEGAFLITGTWQLPDLKKTMGDSLGFMPPPPAKKDAAPVTTGGQGLAWSVTSKSRHPEVAAAYLDFITSRHAADVMTEEGVLPALPGKAARDIPEGSVDAQMVEGWERLNADDGLVPYLDYTTPDFYDSLSADLQGVIDGSVSPDELSSKMQRSYTDFQDKKRAEGKAKQ
- a CDS encoding carbohydrate ABC transporter permease is translated as MRHAAGRYRRRAPGQPRAVGYLYVLPALALYGVFLLFPLGQTVWLSLLHWDGLTVATWAGTDNYQALLTDPSLRGPFLHALALLFFYAALPVALGLLLASALSRFRVRGMTFFRTVFFLPQVLAMVVVGVTWRSILGPDGLLNDSLRAVGLGSLARSWLGDYTWALPAVGTIGTWVETGLCVVLFLAGIQRIPRELYEAARMDGAGPLREFFAVTLPALRAETAVALTLTIVAGLRNFDLIYITTGGGPGNATSVPAYEVYHRAFETNEVGSAAAMGVGLTVLIFVLTVSVARLVEGRNR